The following nucleotide sequence is from Gemmatimonadota bacterium.
CCGGTGAAGGAGCAGTGAATGGATAGAATCTCCTGGGACGAGTATTTCCTGCGCATCGCTTATGCCGTTTCGGCGCGATCGAACTGCATTCGCCGGCACATCGGTGCCGTGATCGTGAACGAAAAGATCATCACCAGCACGGGCTATAACGGCACCCCCATGGGCATACCCAACTGCTTCGACGGCGGCTGCAAGCGATGCAATTCGGACGGACCGTCCGGGGCGAACCTCGACGAATGCGTCTGCATACACGCCGAGGAAAACGCCATCGTCTTCGCCGC
It contains:
- a CDS encoding dCMP deaminase family protein — encoded protein: MDRISWDEYFLRIAYAVSARSNCIRRHIGAVIVNEKIITSTGYNGTPMGIPNCFDGGCKRCNSDGPSGANLDECVCIHAEENAIVFAARHGSSTSGATLYTTNKPCLGCLKKSIQAGIRRVVYGEEYAYTKSVEEVYDWLVEESGIEMVELKLDEHPETVVQTV